A region of the Melitaea cinxia chromosome 1, ilMelCinx1.1, whole genome shotgun sequence genome:
attttcttaacaatactttaataattaatttaacaattggTAACTGATCGAATAAAATCTTTCGACAGAGCATTCGCAAAAATAATAACCAAAAGCAAAATACACAGAGCATTCAATTCGTTATCACATCAATAtgatgtatgtatgttgtataaacttttattgatatataagCTTTAAggtaaataagaatttataaataGAATTGTCTACACTACTGCCATCTCTTAACCACTAATTGTAACTATTAGTGtcttaaactataaattaatttttaatagctGTTTTATACATATGTGAGTGCTTTAGAgtcttttttaaacaaaaattatttttatttctctgaCAATAGTCAAATATTAATTAGATATGTTGTTAgcaatttgtttaaaataagcTTAAAATGATCTTTCTAGAATGTAGtcatcagcgccatctattgtcGGGTAGCTACAAATAAAATTCAGAAATTgtcaacaattttaatatacttttccttttatttctttaaacatAGTTTTTTAACCAATGcggtaaagtatttttaaaaatgaaaaaaaaaaataaaaaaaaaaaaaaaaaaaaaatcaatttttaagtaaattgaaTTTTCATTCGGTTCATAACACCAAAACATGTTGATATGCAATTTAAATTGACATTGTATTggcattgaaaataaaaataagatggGGATtacatttattgataaaaaaatatacaaatacaatatgtttttactttactaccttgtaatcattatttttagCTGACGAATAACAAGTAACTTAAAATTCgtccatacataaaaaaaaaatttgatggAATATTTACAAATCCAAATATCACTAAAATATATCCAAATTTGTGTTCtcagattttgattttattttgaaattataactTACGATTACATCATTTTGTTTGTAAACTACTCTAAAAAACTTAACTAAACTACCATAATATAAATTAGAGATTCACAAATTACATAggcaattgtttttattaaaaatttttaagGTAAATGAAATTGATttacattatttcattatttttacccAAAAgtgtatttcatatttttttattgggttACTATTCatcataaatgtatttattgattaaaaatagagCCAAAGGTTTGGCAGCTCTGATACGACGTCTCACCTgcttatatatatgttatagatTCTAGATGTTTCTCTACTTTTCTCCTCGTTACCAGATGGCGTTGTCGGGTATATAAACTTAACCGGCATCGATGTGCGTCATTCAATACATATTGAAGCCAAGCTATTACACGTCCGAAAAAAGTACGCAAAAAGTGATCTAAAATCTTAATTAAGTGCTATTGTGGTGAATTGTGAATTAAAAAGCATCAAAAATGGCATTTCATCCATTCTTCGTTGACCCACGCCCAAGACGCCTGATGGAGCAAAACTTCGGTTTGGGTATGACGCCCAATGATTATTTGACAATCGTTGCCATACCTCAAATGAACAGAAATTACTACAGACCGTGGAGAAATCTACAAGCCGCCGAACAAGACGCTGGATCCACCATTAAAGCAGAAAAGGACAAATTCCAAGTTAATTTAGACGTCCAACACTTCGCCCCAGAGGAAATTTCAGTGAAGACCGTTGATGGCTTCTTAGTGATTGAAGCGAAGCATGAGGAAAAACAAGATGAACACGGATTTATTTCTAGAAGCTTCACGCGGCGTTACCGACTCCCAGAAGGTATTCAAGAGGATTCTGTGACTTCGAAGCTCTCTTCAGATGGCGTTCTCAGTATTACCGCACCCTTGAAGGCTCCACCGAAGGCTGAAAATGAACGCGTAGTGCCCATCATTCAGACTGGTCCAGTGAAGAAGAAAAGTGAGGACGAACAAGAGggaaattgaattatttttatgaataatatgaGTACACATTCCTATTTTGAAGTTTGATCTGAATTGAAGAGTGTTTGTTATTTCTGTTTGTGAAAATACATGACAATCTAGTCACcaaatttctttgttttaattgataatcccaaattataatttaatagtaggTATATTATCAAAACTTAAAGCAGTTCACAATTCTACAAAAACTAAAAGTTTAACacgtaggtatataatataaataaaaatgaatgtcgaAGTATATTGTAAGTACGTTAGTTATGGTTAGTAATAAAtgtgctcacaaacgaaaaaaaaccgacttcaattacatcgacgagtattaACCCATTCCCTGCGGCGATAAAAATTACGCTTATTAGCCAGGTGCGGGAAAGTTTTCGTCGCGAACGCCGATGGGCGTCCTCCGCACCTCATTAGGATAATATGGGACGCCGATCGGCGTTTTCAGCATTGTGCAATAAAAATGATCATTTTAGCgctaaaatctttaaaaaaaaatacaaatacgcCAAACGTGTGGTACGTTCACGATCGTGTTtggtgtaaaaaataaatttacattaattaggATTTTTTTGTGAAGTTTTTGTTCTTTAATAGTTGGATTGTGAAATTTTGGAGACTATGGcgataaatagtaattaaattattttaattatatatttatacttcacTTTTAAACTACAGTCTCGTGTATTTTAGTTTCAACTGATAACAACGgctaaattatcattataaattaatatcagaGGTTGCAAACCTTTtgaatacttttataattttattattatttatttaaacttttttttatagaaatcttCGTTAACATGAAAATTAGTATCAAAATGAACTTTTGTTGAAATAATTGACCAATTCGTCGACATTATATAGAACGGACAAGTTTCAActcgttaaaattttaacttcgtaaatatttatctaataatttatataaaaatgagtagATGAATTCATACATGTTTATTTGTTTCCCAACACGTTAAATTTTGTTGACTAGTGTTGTCAAAGGATAACTAATTAACCCTCGGTCGGTCgcgcattttttgtttacgcggttggtcgcgtggggtctctcaagaccccaaaaataaacagcctaaaaaacaactatctaattaaattttcttaactatcttagcaaattattggtaattaacctaattacaatataactacaacgagttacgtaaaatattcttttatttctgccttcaacttacaatctaaaagtaggaacctaaatttctctccttgagatcacaatcacaaaaaaaaaatgttttaatgtaactaagTGCAGGAATTtctccttttaataaatatatatacaataacactaaaataacaaagacagttacgtaaaatttggaaaacaccaacaaaaaaaaacataaacttttaccAATTGAAGTCAGTCATTTTTTTACCGATTATCTTTTTGGACATAGTCGGTGTAGACCGTTTTAATACGTGTTAGGCATATGTTACCCTTACAATAATGGCAAACAGATTTGAATTTTCGATCTGTTGATCTTGGACGATGAATGCAAAGGTGTcttcctcaattttttttatgtcactgcaatttatcaatcaatttgcAACTTATTTCGTAGGTCCCATTTCTCTCCCTCTTTTTGACGATGAAAAACTTTTGTGACGATAAATTTATCAATGGCTCTTCATTATCATCTCTATACGAACTTTTCAAATGTGTGTGTTGTTTATTCGATTCCAAAAACACATGCTGTTCGTCCAACGATTCCAGAACCTGACGATGCTCACGCAAAGATTCCCAATTCTCAAGCAGTTTGTCCGGAGATACCTCATGTTATTCTGTAGATTTATCTTCACATTTCTGCTCAGAATCAGTTTTATGCTTACTCCTTTTATCCGGATATATACTGCCTTCACCATCTTCATCATTACTACCACCGTAAACATCgttattttcatcatctaacCAGCTTGAGATATGACGTTGTTATTCTTCGTCCATTTTAccagttaataaaattttaaaataacaaaaaaatacattaaaaaatgttacaaataaaatctaatctaaaaaaatcaattaaattttacttacgcggttagtcgcgtggggtctttcaAAGCCCGTACGCACAAAACACGTTTGTATCTCACGGCACTTACGCACGAATTGAAGTTAATGGGTATACGCAGCAAGTATAATCCAAATTAGGAGGGTACCCAAAATATTGAATCGCTGAgatggttttaaatgttaaaattttacatttctgtaacacctgggctttcaaagaccccacgcgaccaacgGAGGGTTAAGTGATTGATACAATAGACTGAGTATTTTATTCTCATTAAAACAGGAATGATTCTATAATTGATCTAATTTATCCTTTATATTGTAGAATAAGCTTTAACTTATCTAAATATGtgtaagttaaattaataaagttcataattagttaagttaataaataaaact
Encoded here:
- the LOC123658383 gene encoding protein lethal(2)essential for life-like — encoded protein: MAFHPFFVDPRPRRLMEQNFGLGMTPNDYLTIVAIPQMNRNYYRPWRNLQAAEQDAGSTIKAEKDKFQVNLDVQHFAPEEISVKTVDGFLVIEAKHEEKQDEHGFISRSFTRRYRLPEGIQEDSVTSKLSSDGVLSITAPLKAPPKAENERVVPIIQTGPVKKKSEDEQEGN